A window of the Candidatus Aegiribacteria sp. genome harbors these coding sequences:
- a CDS encoding HAD-IIIA family hydrolase, whose amino-acid sequence MEYKLIIFDADGTLRFCTVEGQPCPNRSGEWKLYPGVRKKLAEYDWISPNSSEQGMGYGIASNQGGVGVGYFSEETAISLLKDTVREAFGFDPAEGTIEICPHVPYSGCGCRKPDPLMLQNLMKKYGVPPQEVLFVGDRDADEKAAENAGCDFMWAYKFFRREPD is encoded by the coding sequence ATGGAGTATAAACTTATCATTTTTGATGCCGACGGAACACTGAGGTTCTGTACAGTTGAAGGGCAGCCCTGCCCCAACAGGTCCGGTGAATGGAAGCTGTACCCCGGTGTGAGGAAGAAACTTGCGGAGTACGACTGGATTTCTCCTAACAGTTCGGAACAGGGTATGGGCTATGGTATCGCAAGTAATCAGGGTGGCGTCGGTGTGGGTTATTTCAGCGAGGAAACAGCGATCAGCCTGCTGAAGGATACCGTCAGAGAAGCTTTCGGTTTCGATCCCGCAGAGGGAACGATTGAAATTTGCCCGCATGTCCCGTATTCGGGTTGCGGGTGCCGGAAGCCTGATCCGCTGATGCTTCAGAATCTGATGAAAAAATACGGGGTCCCTCCACAGGAAGTTCTTTTTGTGGGCGACAGGGATGCCGATGAAAAAGCGGCGGAAAACGCCGGATGCGATTTCATGTGGGCATACAAGTTCTTCCGCAGAGAGCCTGACTGA
- a CDS encoding aconitate hydratase, which translates to MGLTVSEKIIREHIVEGKPEPGERVAIRIDQTLTQDATGTMAFLQLEAMGVDKCRTELSLSYVDHNMVQMGFENADDHRYLQSVAKKYGVKFSRAGNGICHQVHFERFAVPGKTLLGSDSHTPTAGGMGMFALGAGGLDVAIAMAGEPFWITYPGVTGIKLVGKLKDFVSAKDIILKVLSIISTKGNVGSVNEYYGDGLSNLTAQDRATITNMGAETGATTSIFPSDEITREFLIAQGRGEAWKLLKADPDCIYDRIIEIDLSEIEPMVATPHSPGNVTAVSELAGIPVDQVCIGSCTNSSFRDLAMAAEILRGRTVAENTGLVIGPGSRQVLSMIADSGHLASFIASGARAAEATCGFCIGNGMAPGTDAVSLRTINRNFEGRSGTASAKVYLVSPETAAASAITGEFTDPRTLRIPYPSISIPDTFPDDDSMVMDEYDPETEPVRGPNIGPPPINDPLPEKLTGVVQIKVGDKITTDHIMPAGKRLIYRSNIEKYSNFVFEGIDPTFPERCRKNLSTNLCNFIVAGYSYGQGSSREHAAICPMHLGVKAVFALSFERIHTANLVNFGILPLCFQSRNDYDNLETGFELEVLNPRFGLAEGKPLTVMDHTSGGSFQVTHDLSERDIEMILAGGFLNWYRHAGHNLLN; encoded by the coding sequence ATGGGGCTCACGGTATCTGAAAAAATCATCAGAGAACACATTGTTGAAGGCAAACCTGAACCCGGAGAAAGGGTTGCCATAAGAATCGATCAGACTCTGACACAGGATGCTACAGGTACAATGGCTTTCCTCCAGCTCGAAGCAATGGGCGTAGACAAATGCAGAACGGAATTGTCTCTCTCATATGTTGACCATAATATGGTTCAGATGGGTTTTGAGAATGCGGATGACCACAGGTATCTTCAGTCCGTCGCTAAGAAGTATGGCGTTAAATTCTCCAGGGCTGGCAACGGCATCTGTCATCAGGTTCACTTCGAACGGTTCGCAGTTCCGGGTAAAACACTTCTAGGGTCCGATAGCCACACTCCTACCGCCGGTGGTATGGGTATGTTCGCGTTGGGGGCGGGAGGACTTGATGTTGCCATTGCAATGGCAGGAGAACCTTTCTGGATCACCTACCCCGGGGTAACAGGTATAAAACTTGTGGGAAAACTTAAAGATTTCGTATCGGCGAAAGACATAATCCTCAAAGTTCTTTCCATAATCTCCACAAAGGGGAATGTTGGCTCCGTAAATGAATATTATGGAGATGGCTTATCGAATCTGACCGCTCAGGACAGAGCAACAATCACGAACATGGGTGCTGAAACCGGTGCAACAACATCAATATTCCCCTCGGATGAGATCACACGTGAATTTCTAATAGCCCAGGGACGTGGAGAAGCATGGAAACTTCTGAAAGCAGACCCGGATTGTATTTATGACAGGATAATTGAAATTGACCTTTCTGAAATCGAACCCATGGTTGCAACTCCGCATTCTCCCGGGAATGTGACAGCCGTATCTGAACTTGCAGGGATTCCTGTTGATCAGGTATGCATAGGTTCATGCACGAATTCTTCTTTCAGGGATCTTGCCATGGCTGCAGAGATACTGCGCGGTAGAACAGTAGCTGAGAATACAGGCCTCGTTATAGGGCCGGGTTCAAGACAGGTGCTTTCCATGATTGCGGATTCGGGTCACCTTGCTTCATTTATTGCTTCAGGTGCTCGAGCGGCTGAAGCTACCTGTGGATTCTGCATCGGCAACGGTATGGCTCCAGGGACGGATGCTGTATCACTCAGGACTATCAACAGGAACTTTGAAGGCAGATCCGGAACTGCAAGCGCAAAGGTTTATCTCGTAAGTCCGGAAACAGCAGCCGCATCGGCTATAACCGGAGAGTTCACTGACCCGAGAACACTCAGGATACCGTACCCGTCCATATCGATCCCGGATACCTTCCCTGATGATGACAGTATGGTCATGGATGAGTATGACCCTGAAACTGAACCGGTCAGAGGTCCCAATATCGGCCCACCGCCCATCAACGACCCTCTCCCGGAAAAACTGACCGGGGTGGTTCAAATTAAGGTTGGAGATAAGATCACCACAGACCACATCATGCCTGCCGGAAAACGGCTTATCTATCGCTCTAACATCGAAAAGTATTCCAATTTCGTTTTTGAAGGAATCGACCCGACATTCCCAGAAAGGTGCAGGAAGAATCTCAGTACTAATCTGTGTAACTTCATAGTTGCCGGCTACAGCTATGGACAGGGTTCAAGTCGTGAGCATGCGGCAATCTGTCCGATGCACCTCGGAGTGAAAGCTGTTTTCGCTCTTTCCTTCGAACGGATTCACACAGCTAACCTGGTTAACTTCGGCATACTTCCCCTCTGCTTTCAAAGTAGAAATGATTATGACAACCTTGAAACCGGGTTTGAACTTGAAGTGCTGAATCCTCGCTTCGGCCTTGCGGAAGGAAAACCGCTGACAGTTATGGATCATACTTCGGGAGGCAGTTTTCAGGTTACACATGACCTTTCAGAGCGCGATATTGAAATGATACTCGCCGGCGGCTTCCTGAACTGGTACCGTCACGCCGGGCATAACTTACTTAACTAA